Proteins encoded within one genomic window of Geotalea daltonii FRC-32:
- a CDS encoding FAD/NAD(P)-binding protein, whose product MCDHNKNIYRPYLVTIESIIDETPDVRTLRLVFQDEQVRDTFSFRAGQFAEYSAFGAGESTFCIASSPTRKGFVECCFRATGRVTEALRRLEVGETIGVRGPYGNSFPIEQFFGKNLVFVAGGIALPPLRTVIWNCLDWRDKFGDITIVYGARTEADLVYKQELKDWQERGDVKLVKTVDPGGNGPEWDGKVGFVPTILEEAAPAAENTIGLVCGPPIMIKFTLPVLEKLGFKDDAIYTTLENRMKCGLGKCGRCNVGNVYVCKDGPVFTAAQVKAMPQEF is encoded by the coding sequence ATGTGCGATCACAACAAAAATATCTATAGACCGTATCTCGTCACCATCGAATCGATCATCGATGAAACCCCGGACGTGCGCACCTTGCGGCTGGTGTTCCAGGACGAGCAGGTAAGGGATACATTTTCCTTCCGCGCCGGCCAGTTCGCCGAGTACTCTGCTTTTGGCGCCGGCGAGTCCACTTTCTGCATCGCCTCTTCCCCCACCCGCAAGGGTTTCGTCGAGTGTTGTTTCAGGGCCACCGGTAGGGTTACCGAAGCCCTGCGCCGGCTTGAGGTGGGTGAAACCATCGGCGTGCGCGGCCCCTACGGCAACTCCTTTCCCATCGAGCAGTTCTTCGGCAAGAACCTGGTTTTTGTGGCGGGAGGAATAGCGCTTCCCCCCTTACGGACAGTGATCTGGAACTGTCTCGACTGGCGTGACAAGTTCGGCGACATCACCATAGTCTATGGTGCCCGCACCGAGGCCGATCTTGTCTATAAGCAGGAATTGAAGGATTGGCAGGAGCGGGGGGACGTGAAGCTGGTGAAGACGGTGGATCCGGGTGGAAATGGCCCTGAATGGGACGGCAAGGTCGGCTTTGTGCCCACCATCCTGGAAGAGGCCGCCCCTGCCGCAGAAAACACGATTGGCCTGGTCTGTGGCCCGCCGATTATGATCAAATTTACCCTGCCGGTGCTGGAAAAGCTGGGCTTCAAGGATGACGCCATTTATACGACCTTGGAAAATCGTATGAAATGCGGACTGGGGAAATGCGGCCGGTGCAATGTGGGCAATGTCTACGTCTGCAAGGATGGACCAGTATTCACTGCTGCCCAGGTCAAGGCCATGCCTCAGGAGTTCTGA
- a CDS encoding 4Fe-4S dicluster domain-containing protein, whose amino-acid sequence MQKTITDQNLCILIDILIKEGTRVVAPRQSGSIILYEPLDSGEQLALGTLPRRSAKETFFPLCETILTYERNCDGVKVADVDVAAFPETVLVGARPCDAAAPSILDAVFTWDYNDEFFLERRRKTTIIGLACATADDACFCTATGLSPQDSKGSDLFLTPLTEGGYACDGFTEKGKAFLGRYASLFGEQGETKPLPVSEPVAFRLDLAEIKTWLTENFESPLWQEIADRCAGCGACAFLCPVCHCFDIVDEGTDAKGARRKSWDACGFGKFTNHASGHNPRDIQNKRYRNRIMHKFKYYGDKFGQTLCTGCGRCIRHCPVGIDIKAVLEKIQKQ is encoded by the coding sequence ATGCAGAAAACGATTACTGACCAGAACCTCTGTATCCTTATCGATATCCTCATCAAAGAGGGGACACGCGTTGTTGCGCCCAGGCAGAGCGGCAGCATAATCCTTTACGAGCCGCTTGACAGTGGCGAGCAACTGGCACTTGGCACTCTGCCACGACGCTCGGCCAAGGAGACCTTCTTCCCCCTCTGCGAAACCATCCTCACCTATGAGAGAAACTGTGATGGGGTAAAGGTGGCAGATGTGGATGTGGCCGCTTTTCCCGAGACCGTTCTTGTTGGGGCGCGTCCCTGCGATGCTGCTGCGCCTTCCATTCTCGATGCCGTTTTCACCTGGGATTACAACGACGAGTTTTTCCTTGAGCGCCGCCGTAAGACCACCATCATCGGGTTGGCCTGTGCCACTGCTGACGACGCATGTTTCTGTACGGCTACAGGACTCTCTCCCCAGGACAGCAAAGGGTCGGATCTTTTTCTTACCCCCTTGACCGAAGGAGGCTATGCCTGTGATGGTTTCACGGAAAAGGGGAAGGCTTTTCTGGGTCGATATGCATCGCTTTTCGGTGAGCAGGGGGAAACAAAGCCGCTGCCTGTGTCGGAACCTGTGGCGTTTCGCCTGGATTTGGCCGAGATCAAGACCTGGCTTACTGAAAACTTTGAAAGCCCTCTCTGGCAGGAGATCGCCGATCGCTGTGCCGGCTGCGGCGCCTGTGCCTTCCTCTGCCCGGTCTGCCATTGCTTCGATATCGTCGATGAGGGGACTGATGCCAAGGGAGCACGGCGGAAGAGCTGGGATGCCTGCGGCTTCGGCAAGTTCACCAACCACGCCTCGGGCCACAATCCCCGCGATATCCAGAACAAGCGCTACCGAAACCGGATCATGCACAAATTCAAGTACTACGGTGACAAGTTCGGCCAGACCCTCTGTACCGGCTGTGGCAGATGCATCCGGCATTGCCCCGTGGGGATCGATATCAAGGCGGTCCTGGAGAAGATTCAAAAACAATAA
- a CDS encoding 4Fe-4S dicluster domain-containing protein yields MNNTAEKIAVTPSIDTTGYAATSEIIGKEAAKLLAGGSVTAVIGYKAGRLAGTAIPHIITDPAKASELIFSPACVNNLALYLTKAKKEIRRAGKIAIVAKGCDMRALAGLLGESQLKREDLYIIGVACAGVKGNGPANSEPLTAGNISRKCRECSVHTPEGADLIVGTTPDLPELTPLEGEELARLEAMTPGERWAFWKEHFSRCIRCLACRQVCPFCYCEQCMCDRNRPQAVETTPRPAGNTAWHIVRAMHLAGRCAGCAECERACPMDIPLNLLNRKMAKELKALYDFEAGLTPVEKGPLAEYKDNDDQSFIK; encoded by the coding sequence ATGAACAATACGGCAGAAAAAATCGCAGTAACCCCCTCCATCGATACCACCGGGTACGCCGCCACCAGCGAAATCATCGGGAAGGAAGCGGCCAAACTGCTTGCCGGCGGCAGCGTCACAGCCGTCATCGGCTATAAGGCCGGTCGCCTGGCCGGCACCGCAATCCCCCATATCATTACCGATCCGGCTAAGGCCAGTGAACTCATCTTCTCGCCGGCTTGCGTCAACAACCTGGCCCTCTACCTGACCAAGGCCAAGAAAGAGATCCGCCGAGCCGGCAAGATAGCCATCGTCGCCAAGGGATGCGACATGCGGGCCCTGGCAGGGCTCTTGGGTGAATCACAGCTCAAAAGGGAGGATCTCTATATCATTGGCGTCGCCTGCGCCGGGGTAAAAGGGAACGGACCTGCGAACAGTGAGCCGCTTACCGCCGGAAACATTTCGCGCAAGTGCCGCGAGTGCTCCGTCCATACACCTGAAGGGGCTGATCTCATTGTGGGAACAACCCCTGACCTGCCGGAACTGACCCCGCTGGAGGGCGAAGAGCTGGCACGGCTGGAGGCGATGACCCCTGGGGAGCGCTGGGCCTTCTGGAAGGAGCACTTTTCCCGCTGCATTCGCTGCCTGGCCTGCCGCCAGGTCTGCCCTTTCTGCTACTGCGAGCAGTGCATGTGCGACCGTAACCGTCCACAGGCAGTGGAGACAACACCTCGTCCGGCAGGGAACACAGCCTGGCACATCGTCCGTGCCATGCACCTGGCAGGACGCTGCGCCGGTTGTGCCGAATGCGAACGGGCCTGCCCCATGGATATCCCCTTGAACCTCCTTAACCGGAAAATGGCCAAGGAGCTGAAGGCACTCTATGACTTCGAGGCTGGGCTCACTCCAGTGGAGAAGGGGCCGCTGGCAGAGTATAAAGATAATGACGACCAGAGTTTCATCAAATAA